One Purpureocillium takamizusanense chromosome 1, complete sequence genomic window carries:
- the APA2 gene encoding ATP adenylyltransferase (COG:F~EggNog:ENOG503NYMG), with translation MPRGIIRAPPANLPELVRAAFARARGDGDLHYFPTQVTVLPVGIVPFQLRFSPALANKPANKAPSPSTGSSSSSPSRHQPPDPFADPPRALFVADVGPAHYLVLNKFAVVPEHFILATRAFEHQTDVLAEGDLEAALACVRAYDDCDGDGEQLFVFFNCGEHSGASQPHRHLQLLPVRRMRDGLLVEGREKAEEGAVDMRRADGSGSTWSVLADDADLLTGVPFATFSEDIHLGMSATDLFAAYLRLYRRACRAVAAHNNDGDAGEEGDEGRQAPAAATGRARISYNMAMTRSRLVICPRLAEGDAVRKGGEEKPVGRLALNGTVLAGTALVKTQAEWDALREDPGQLASVLERIGVPRRGGEAAGAML, from the exons ATGCCGCGCGGCATCAtcagggcgccgccggccaacCTGCCGGAGCTCGTCCGGGCGGCCTTTGCTCGGGCCCGCGGGGATGGCGACCTGCACTACTTTCCCACGCAGGTTACTGTCCTGCCCGTCGGTATCGTTCCT TTCCAGCTGCGCttctcgcccgccctcgccaacaagcccGCCAACAAAGCACCGTCCCCTTCCacgggctcctcctcctcctcgccgtcacgCCACCAGCCGCCAGACCCCTTCGCCGACCCCCCGCGGGCGCtgttcgtcgccgacgtgggcCCCGCGCACTACCTGGTGCTCAACAAGTTCGCCGTCGTGCCGGAGCACTTTATCCTCGCGACGCGCGCGTTTGAGCACCAGACGgacgtgctcgccgagggggacctcgaggccgcgctggcgTGCGTCCGCGCGTATGACGActgcgatggcgacggcgagcagctgtTTGTCTTCTTCAATTGCGGCGAGCACTCTGGCGCCAGTCAGCCGCATAGGCAcctccagctgctgcctGTGCGGCGCATGAGGGACGGGCTGCTGGTGGAGGGCCGGgagaaggcggaggagggggccgtGGATATGCGTCGTGCTGATGGTAGCGGTAGCACGTGGAGCGTGTTGGCTGACGACGCGGACCTCCTGACGGGAGTGCCGTTTGCGACATTCTCCGAAGATATCCACCTGGGTATGTCCGCGACGGACCTGTTCGCCGCCTACCTCCGCCTCTACCGGCGGGCATGCCGCGCGGTGGCCGCACACAACAACGACGGTGACGCGGGtgaggagggagacgagggccgtcaggcgcccgccgccgccactggaCGGGCGAGGATCAGCTACAACATGGCCATGACGCGGAGCCGGCTCGTCATCTGCCCGCGGCTGGcagagggcgacgccgtgagaaagggaggggaggagaagCCCGTGGGGAGGCTGGCGCTCAACGGGACGGTGctggcgggcacggcgctggTGAAGACGCAGGCGGAGTGGGACGCGCTGAGGGAGGATCCGGGACAGCTGGCGAGTGTTCTGGAGAGGATTGGGGTCccgcggcgggggggagaGGCGGCTGGAGCGATGctgtga
- a CDS encoding ATP adenylyltransferase (TransMembrane:5 (o58-76i154-174o225-244i300-319o325-341i)~COG:I~EggNog:ENOG503NWZ8) encodes MVTTRRSAAAAEMGGDGLPPRKPSPARNSRPPTGATTTTTTKRMTRTPAWLPTPLERVVLAVFPLILVFGTVFAVLSPETRAAAYDPVLQAHAQDPGAAPSYFARKSNVVNVVFVKRGWGWTTFAFVFFLLTHPSGGPTAMELTVRRMRAGARWALVTGWWFLVTQWCFGAPLIDRGFRWTGGQCEMVERQVEAGTARAGEVITAVACKAAGGRWRGGHDISGHVFLLVLGTVFLLQEVGWPVLRWSGRAREERCVVMGDGALKSAGVEAEEAPGGGRGGGEEEDDQTLMQQLGAGGKTAAAVAGLNLWMLLMTAIYFHTWFEKLTGLLTALIGAYAVYYVPRFVPAVRSIVGMPGI; translated from the exons ATGGTCACAACACGCcgcagcgctgccgccgcagagaTGGGAGGAGACGGCCTGCCTCCACGGAAGCCGTCTCCGGCTCGAAACTCGCGACCGCCGACCGGGGCGACGaccacaacgacgacgaagaggatgacacgcacgccggcctggcTGCCCACGCCGCTCGAGCGGGTGGTCCTCGCAGTCTTCCCGCTTATACTGGTATTTGgcaccgtcttcgccgtgctgtcgcccgagacgcgcgccgcggcgtaCGACCCGGTGTTGCAGGCCCACGCGCAGGacccgggcgcggcgccgagctaCTTTGCGCGCAAGTCCAATGTGGTCAACGTGGTGTTCGTGAAGCGCGGCTGGGGGTGGACGACGTTTGCCTTTGTGTTTTTCCTGCTGACGCACCCGAGCGGTGGACCGACGGCGATGGAGCTCACGGTGCGGAGGAtgcgggcgggggcgcggTGGGCGCTCGTCACGGGGTGGTGGTTCCTCGTCACGCAGTGGTGCTTCGGCGCGCCGCTCATTGACCGCGGGTTCCggtggacgggcgggcagtgCGAGATGGTGGAGCGCCAGGTGGaggcggggacggcgcgcgccggcgaggtcatcacggccgtggcgtgtaaggcggcgggcggccggtggcgcggcgggcacgacATCTCGGGCCACGTGTTCCTGCTCGTGCTGGGGACGGTATTTCTACTACAGGAGGTGGGCTGGCCGGTCCTGAGGTGGAGtggacgcgcgcgcgaggagcgGTGCGTGGTGATGGGCGACGGGGCACTCAAgagcgcgggcgtcgaggccgaggaggcgcccggcggcggccgtggcggcggcgaggaggaggacgaccAGACGCtgatgcagcagctcggcgcggggggcaagacggccgcggcagTGGCGGGGCTGAACCTCtggatgctgctgatgacgGCGATTTACTTTCACACGTGGTTTGAAAAG TTGACGGGTCTGTTGACGGCGCTCATCGGGGCGTACGCCGTGTACTACGTGCCGAGATTTGTGCCGGCGGTGCGATCCATTGTCGGCATGCCGGGGATTTGA